A window of the Helianthus annuus cultivar XRQ/B chromosome 4, HanXRQr2.0-SUNRISE, whole genome shotgun sequence genome harbors these coding sequences:
- the LOC110933080 gene encoding protein FAR1-RELATED SEQUENCE 4-like produces the protein MCFDTAIDGQRYTQRRLEFESNTIAPSMPKNVPIERHASELYTHTLFLEVQKEIYRGMTFCYIASKTPELDGVKIYTIVHTNRQYKDINEFEVSFDTRDRSVSCSCMGYTRLGYLCRHAFCVYRYNQVDEIPVQYQPGRWKRDILPRRVFSMSNRYSADTDAESVIRNEIFDLVIECTDRLRRNIGKLSELSGEIKEIRNRVFREFPTEPACNKTSVVISDLLKQPEDMEVSINPPQGIRNKGCGTNHRLIGPGEKAVVNSAKTTRLCGKCKKYVNDHDSRNCEKVRAAKEVAAAAAKAAKAGNVTVPEDSCHVGVVDLSNGDTSVGPSSRICTRATRRSTRRSTIRSSDPLEE, from the exons ATGTGTTTCGACACAGCAATTGATGGGCAACGGTACACTCAACGCAGATTGGAGTTCGAAAGTAACACAATAGCACCATCAATGCCGAAGAACGTGCCTATTGAAAGACATGCCTCGGAGTTATATACACATACGCTGTTTTTGGAGGTGCAAAAAGAGATATACAGAGGCATGACATTCTGCTATATTGCTTCAAAAACCCCAGAACTTGATGGGGTAAAAATTTATACCATTGTTCATACTAACAGGCAGTACAAAGATATTAATGAATTTGAG GTCAGTTTTGATACACGTGATAGATCGGTTTCATGTTCGTGTATGGGTTATACGCGCCTTGGCTATTTGTGTAGGCATGCCTTTTGCGTGTATAGATACAACCAGGTTGACGAAATTCCCGTTCAGTATCAACCTGGTAGATGGAAACGAGACATATTGCCAAGGAGGGTTTTTAGCATGTCGAACAGGTATTCTGCTGATACAGACGCGGAATCTGTAATCCGGAATGAGATTTTTGATTTGGTAATTGAGTGTACTGATCGTTTAAGGCGTAATATTGGTAAACTTTCTGAGTTGTCTGGTGAAATTAAAGAAATTAGGAACCGTGTGTTTCGCGAATTCCCGACCGAACCGGCGTGTAACAAGACATCAGTTGTGATCAGTGACCTTCTCAAACAGCCTGAAGATATGGAAGTCTCGATAAATCCGCCACAAGGCATCCGGAACAAAGGGTGCGGTACCAACCATCGACTCATTGGTCCGGGGGAAAAGGCTGTTGTTAATAGTGCTAAAACTACTAGGCTGTGTGGAAAATGCAAGAAATACGTTAATGATCATGACTCACGTAATTGTGAAAAAGTTCGGGCTGCCAAAGAAGTCGCGGCTGCTGCTGCAAAAGCTGCTAAAGCTGGTAATGTTACTGTTCCAGAAGATTCATGTCACGTTGGTGTTGTTGATTTGTCTAACGGTGATACATCTGTTGGACCATCGTCTCGCATTTGTACTCGGGCCACTAGAAGATCCACTAGAAGATCTACCATACGTTCGTCCGACCCGCTTGAAGAGTGA